One Eriocheir sinensis breed Jianghai 21 chromosome 67, ASM2467909v1, whole genome shotgun sequence DNA segment encodes these proteins:
- the LOC126988023 gene encoding ADP-ribosylation factor-binding protein GGA1-like: protein MAGPPAPTLEVLIQKCTSPLNAEDDPNAIQAVCQAVLSEPSGVSTAVRLLAHKIQSPQEREALQALSVLQACANNCGSSFHNEIGKFKFLNEMIKLVSPKYLGNHTHPAVKERVVELLYSWTLDLKGESKILEAYNMLKKQGVVKADPRYLGAPTLPEPRPRPNAVFEDEEKSRLLQKLLQSKNPEDLHKANALIKSMVKEDERRMERSSRRIVEVETALNNVRVLDEMLSRHQESPASQADLDLMQELNSSCASLRTNLYRLVSEMDDKDEGIGDLLKANDELSRVMGRYKLVVEGTRMETSDSGSGSTALSSSNRKDSSHDDGEILLDLSTPEEAPATQTSASMINKNLEEIGLENLNLSSGKVESDKSSSSLLEDLGSIFPSSSSPALALSTPVPNLMSPTLIPQASTKVPDNEQESENKGPVDPLGELGEFGSSLIRQSLPPNTPVQINFKTAEKLSMNQMKQQQLQQQQLGTTPTIAPTNNCSVMNLSKNAVPSPTPPSVAAVGVSAAGVSGSSTERGNGIDSLLNLDLLSGGDLSSDIHLTTTTTSTAATITTVDALGSLLDDRPLVNDSKNLIGSVSPSVGSEAKTSVKNTKEPKPRVKEDKENRITTAKPQFMEVKPMTDIKVTLDNIKPGKQAPVTVLDSNDISVTLHFTENQPREDVAVVVVSVVSRNYQPVTNYVLQAVAPKGCKVRLQAPSAASLSPYSPFLPPPAITQIMLIANPNKLNVSLKVMLSYTLEDDPVTEMAEVESLPL from the exons ATGGCTGGTCCTCCTGCGCCAACCTTAGAGGTGCTAATAC AGAAATGCACAAGTCCATTGAATGCAGAAGATGATCCAAATGCCATTCAAGCAGTGTGCCAGGCAGTCCTCTCAGAGCCATCAGGTGTCTCCACAGCTGTCAGACTCTTGGCCCACAAGATACAGTCTCCCCAGGAACGTGAGGCCCTGCAGGCACTCTCA GTTCTTCAAGCATGTGCAAACAACTGTGGCTCAAGTTTCCATAATGAGATTGGCAAGTTCAAGTTTCTAAATGAAATGATCAAGTTAGTGTCCCCTAAATACCTGGGGAACCACACTCACCCAGCTGTAAAGGAGCGGGTGGTGGAACTGCTCTACAGCTGGACCCTCGATCTGAAAGGGGAGAGCAAGATACTGGAGGCATACAACATGCTTAAGAAACAGGGTGTtgtcaag GCAGACCCACGGTACCTCGGAGCTCCCACTCTCCCCGAGCCACGACCAAGGCCAAATGCTGTCTTTGAGGACGAGGAGAAGTCCCGCCTGCTGCAAAAACTCCTCCAGAGCAAAAACCCAGAAGATCTACATAAAGCTAATGCATTAATAAAGTCTATGGTGAAAGAGGATGAACGGCGGATGGAGCGCTCCAGCCGGCGCATCGTAGAG GTAGAGACGGCCCTCAACAATGTACGTGTCTTGGACGAAATGCTGTCCCGCCACCAAGAGAGCCCGGCATCTCAGGCTGATCTAGACCTCATGCAGGAACTCAATTCATCCTGTGCCTCCCTTCGCACTAACCTGTACCGGCTAGTTTCAGAAATGGACGACAAGGATGAAGGCATTG GTGACTTGCTAAAGGCTAACGATGAGCTGTCACGAGTGATGGGGCGCTACAAACTGGTGGTGGAAGGCACTCGGATGGAGACCTCAGACAGTGGCTCTGGCAGCACAGCCTTGTCCTCTAGTAATAGGAAAGACTCATCTCATGATGACGGAGAGATTCTTCTTGATCTCTCCACTCCAGAAGAAGCACCAGCCACGCAGACCTCTGCCAGTATGATCAACAAAAATTTGGAGGAAATAG GACTTGAAAACTTGAACTTGAGTTCAGGAAAGGTAGAATCTGATAAGAGCAGCAGCTCTCTTTTAGAAGATCTGGGAAGTATCTTTCCAAGCTCTTCCAGCCCTGCTCTGGCCCTCAGCACTCCAGTGCCAAACCTGATGTCCCCAACCCTGATCCCTCAAGCCTCCACCAAGGTGCCAG ACAATGAGCAGGAGAGTGAGAACAAGGGGCCAGTGGACCCACTGGGAGAGCTGGGAGAGTTTGGTTCATCCCTTATCAGGCAGAGTCTTCCTCCCAATACTCCTGTCCAAATTAATTTTAAGACAGCTGAAAAACTCAGCATGAATCAAATGAAGcaacaacaactgcaacaacaacaactcggtACAACACCAACCATTGCACCAACAAATAACTGCAGTGTAATGAATCTCAGTAAAAATGCCGTTCCCAGCCCGACTCCCCCCTCAGTGGCTGCCGTGGGCGTGAGTGCTGCTGGTGTTTCAGGCAGCAGTACAGAGCGAGGGAACGGCATAGACTCTTTACTTAATCTCGACTTACTCAGTGGGGGAGATCTGAGTAGTGACATCCACCTgactaccactacaaccagtaCTGCTGCCACTATCACTACAGTAGACGCGCTAGGCTCCCTGCTGGACGACCGGCCTCTTGTGAACGACTCTAAGAACTTAATAGGATCAGTGTCGCCCAGTGTTGGTTCAGAAGCCAAAACCAGTGTAAAGAATACTAAAGAGCCAAAGCCAAGagtgaaagaagacaaggaaaatagaATTACGACTGCAAAGCCTCAGTTCATGGAGGTGAAGCCAATGACTGACATCAAGGTTACTTTGGACAACATTAAGCCTG GCAAACAAGCCCCTGTAACAGTATTGGACAGCAACGACATATCCGTGACCCTGCACTTTACGGAGAACCAGCCGCGGGAGGACGTAGCTGTGGTTGTGGTGTCGGTGGTCTCCCGCAATTACCAGCCTGTAACCAACTATGTGCTGCAGGCTGTGGCTCCGAAG GGTTGTAAGGTTCGCCTACAAGCTCCGTCAGCTGCCAGTTTATCGCCATACAGCCCATTCCTGCCCCCGCCTGCCATAACACAAATCATGCTCATTGCCAACCCGAACAAA TTGAATGTCTCCCTGAAGGTGATGCTGAGCTACACCCTCGAGGACGACCCAGTCACTGAGATGGCGGAGGTAGAGAGTCTGCCCCTTTGA